In Musa acuminata AAA Group cultivar baxijiao chromosome BXJ2-3, Cavendish_Baxijiao_AAA, whole genome shotgun sequence, the following proteins share a genomic window:
- the LOC135607259 gene encoding pyrophosphate--fructose 6-phosphate 1-phosphotransferase subunit alpha-like yields MESDFGVPRELSELQKKRAEYHPELPPCLQGTTVRVEFGDSTTCADPSSEHVIGRAFPHTFGQPLAHFLRATAKVPDAQIITEHPPMRVGVVFCGRQSPGGHNVVWGLYSAIKIHNPDSILLGFVGGTEGLFAQRTLEITDEVLATYKNQGGYDLLGRTVDQIRTTEQVNAALTACRDLKLDGLVIVGGVTSNSDAAQLAETFAEAKCPTKVVGVPVTFYGDLKNQFVETDVGFDTVCRVNSQLISNVCIDALSAEKYYYFIRLMGRKASHVALECALQSHPNMLILGEEVALSKLTIFDITKQICDAVQARAEKEKYHGVILIPEGLIESIPELYALLQEIHGLHNQGILTENISSHLSPWASALFEFLPPFIRKQLLLHPESDDSAQLSQIETEKLFAQLVETEMNRRMKEGIYKGKKFNAICHFFGYQARGSLPSKFDCDYAYVLGHICYHILAAGLNGYMATITNLKHPVNKWRCGAAPLTAMMTVKRYSRGPGATPIGKPAIHPSTVDLKGKVYELLRQKALSFLMDDLYRNPGPLQFEGPGADVKTYTLSVEDQDYMGRMKKLQEYLDKVKSIVKPGCSQDVLKAALSSMASVTEVLSVMSTPSFGGRYQPL; encoded by the exons ATGGAGTCGGATTTCGGCGTTCCTCGGGAGCTATCGGAGCTCCAGAAGAAGCGAGCAGAGTACCACCCTGAGCTCCCTCCCTGTCTCCAG GGCACTACGGTGAGGGTAGAGTTTGGCGATTCGACAACCTGTGCAGATCCATCTAGTGAACATGTCATCGGTCGGGCGTTTCCGCACACATTTGGTCAGCCATTAGCTCATTTCTTGAGGGCCACAGCCAAGGTGCCTGATGCCCAGATCATTACGGAGCATCCCCCTATGAG GGTTGGTGTGGTATTTTGTGGAAGGCAATCACCAGGAGGACATAACGTTGTATGGGGCCTTTATAGTGCTATTAAAATTCACAACCCCGACAGTATTTTGCTTGGTTTTGTTG GTGGCACTGAAGGTCTATTTGCACAGAGAACTCTGGAAATCACAGATGAGGTTCTTGCTACTTATAAAAATCAAG GTGGCTATGATTTGCTAGGCCGGACTGTGGATCAAATCAGAACAACTGAGCAAGTAAATGCTGCTTTGACTGCTTGCCGAGATCTGAAATTGGATGGTCTTGTCATTGTTGGAG GAGTCACATCCAACTCAGATGCTGCTCAGCTTGCAGAAACATTTGCTGAGGCCAAATGTCCAACAAAG GTGGTTGGCGTCCCTGTTACTTTTTATGGGGATCTTAAGAATCAGTTTGTTGAGACCGATGTTGGATTCGACACTGTTTGCAGG GTTAATTCGCAACTAATAAGCAATGTCTGCATTGATGCACTGTCTGCAGAGAAG TATTATTATTTCATTCGCCTGATGGGACGCAAAGCTTCTCATGTGGCTTTAGAGTGTGCACTTCAGAGTCATCCGAATATG CTCATCTTGGGAGAGGAGGTGGCCTTGTCAAAACTTACCATTTTTGACATTACAAAGCAAATTTGTGATGCAGTTCAAGCCAGGGCAGAGAAAG AGAAGTACCATGGTGTCATTCTCATTCCTGAGGGTCTCATAGAGAGCATTCCAGAATTGTATGCTCTTCTACAG GAAATTCACGGTCTCCACAACCAAGGCATTTTAACTGAAAATATTTCTTCTCATCTTTCACCTTGGGCATCTGCGTTGTTTGAATTTTTGCCACCCTTTATTAGGAAACAG CTGCTGCTTCATCCAGAATCTGATGACTCTGCCCAGTTGTCCCAG ATTGAAACAGAGAAGCTCTTTGCACAGTTAGTTGAAACAGAAATGAACAGAAGGATG AAAGAAGGCATATATAAAGGGAAGAAATTCAATGCCATCTGCCATTTCTTTGGGTATCAAGCTCGTGGATCTTTACCATCAAAATTCGACTGCGACTATGCATAT GTTCTTGGACACATCTGCTATCATATCTTAGCAGCGGGTTTAAATGGATACATGGCCACTATAACAAACTTGAAACATCCTGTGAACAAATGGCGCTGTGGTGCTGCACCACTTACG GCAATGATGACTGTGAAGCGATATTCTCGTGGACCTGGAGCCACTCCTATTGGAAAACCTGCCATCCATCCCTCTACGGTGGACTTGAAAGGAAAAGTTTACGA GTTGTTGAGACAGAAGGCTTTGAGCTTTTTGATGGATGACTTGTACAGAAACCCAGGACCACTTCAATTTGAAGGACCGGGAGCTGATGTTAAGACCTACACACTCTCTGTTGAGGATCAAGATTACATGGGCCGAATGAAGAAGCTCCAGGAATACCTAGATAAG GTGAAGAGCATTGTGAAGCCTGGGTGTTCACAAGATGTTCTTAAGGCTGCTCTGAGTTCCATGGCTTCTGTAACTGAAGTACTATCGGTAATGTCGACTCCATCATTTGGTGGCCGTTATCAGCCACTTTAA